One stretch of Flavobacteriales bacterium DNA includes these proteins:
- the map gene encoding type I methionyl aminopeptidase has product MIYYKTKEEIEIQRESCLLVGKTLAEVAKLIQPGVTTAYLDKIAEEFIRDNGAVPGFKGLYDCPSTLLTSVNDAVVHGLPSDKPLEDGDIVSVDCGVLMNEFYGDSAYTFEIGEVSQEIKKLLEVTKESLTFAIQNAVAGKRIGDIGYAVQSHAEANGYGVVREMVGHGLGKKLHEKPEVPNYGRRGKGLLLKEGLVIAIEPMINMGTKDIRQDKDGWTIRTKDGKPSAHFEHDVVVMKGKADVLSTFDYIEEVLNNK; this is encoded by the coding sequence ATGATTTATTATAAAACGAAAGAAGAAATTGAAATCCAAAGAGAGAGTTGCCTTTTAGTAGGTAAGACCTTAGCAGAAGTCGCTAAACTAATTCAACCAGGAGTAACTACAGCTTATTTAGATAAAATTGCAGAAGAGTTTATCAGAGATAATGGAGCTGTTCCTGGGTTTAAAGGCTTATACGATTGTCCAAGTACACTGCTGACTTCTGTTAATGATGCAGTCGTTCATGGATTGCCATCAGACAAACCATTAGAAGATGGAGATATCGTTTCAGTCGATTGTGGAGTTTTGATGAATGAGTTCTATGGAGACTCCGCTTATACCTTTGAAATAGGGGAAGTTTCACAAGAAATTAAAAAATTACTTGAAGTTACGAAAGAAAGTCTTACCTTTGCAATCCAAAATGCCGTAGCAGGTAAAAGAATTGGTGACATTGGTTATGCGGTTCAATCGCATGCTGAGGCCAATGGATATGGAGTTGTTAGAGAAATGGTTGGTCATGGATTAGGAAAGAAATTACATGAAAAACCTGAAGTACCTAACTATGGTAGAAGAGGGAAAGGTCTCTTATTAAAAGAAGGTTTGGTTATCGCAATTGAACCAATGATTAATATGGGGACTAAAGACATTAGACAAGATAAGGACGGTTGGACGATCAGAACAAAAGATGGAAAACCCTCTGCTCATTTTGAGCATGATGTAGTAGTAATGAAAGGTAAGGCAGATGTCTTATCTACATTTGATTATATAGAAGAAGTATTAAATAATAAATAG
- the secY gene encoding preprotein translocase subunit SecY: protein MKRFLTTLKHIWSVEDLRKRIIYTLLLILVYRIGSYIILPGINSSIMDAKSTQGGILSLIDMFAGGSFSRASIMALGIMPYISASIVMQLMGMAVPAVQKMQKEGESGRKKITRYTRLLTIVICLFQGPTYIAAYAKDYLPANADFLWWTQTVAILTAGTMFVTWLGERITDRGLGNGVSLIITIGIIANLPGAFFAELGSKLTGGGMVLLLVEIVVLLFVILLTILLVQGTRRIPVQTAKRVIGRGNRQAVAGGQRSYIPLKVNQSGVMPIIFAQALMFIPALFGGSVGNAFSDVSGLWYNLLFFALIVVFTYFYTAITMNPNQMADELKRNGSFIPGVKPGRSTAEFIDNLISKLVFPGSIFLGIIAILPAFAMNAGISTGFAYFYGGTSLLIMVGVVLDTLQQIESHLLNRHYDGLMKGTRIKGRTNTQSAVSMTQSL, encoded by the coding sequence ATGAAAAGGTTTTTAACAACATTAAAACACATTTGGAGTGTTGAAGATTTAAGAAAGCGTATTATATATACGCTTCTTTTAATATTGGTATATAGAATAGGATCATATATCATTTTACCTGGTATTAATTCGTCCATAATGGATGCAAAATCAACTCAAGGAGGAATTCTTTCTTTGATTGATATGTTTGCTGGAGGGTCTTTTTCAAGAGCCTCTATTATGGCTTTAGGTATAATGCCTTATATCTCAGCTTCAATTGTGATGCAGTTAATGGGAATGGCGGTGCCAGCTGTTCAAAAAATGCAAAAAGAAGGAGAAAGTGGACGTAAGAAAATTACACGTTATACACGTTTACTAACAATCGTAATTTGTTTATTCCAAGGTCCTACTTATATCGCAGCTTATGCCAAGGATTATTTACCAGCTAATGCTGACTTCTTATGGTGGACGCAAACGGTAGCTATTTTAACTGCAGGAACAATGTTCGTTACATGGCTTGGAGAGAGAATTACAGATAGAGGATTAGGAAACGGAGTTTCTTTAATTATTACAATTGGTATTATTGCCAACTTACCAGGAGCATTTTTTGCCGAATTAGGTTCTAAATTGACTGGAGGTGGTATGGTATTATTACTAGTTGAAATCGTAGTCTTACTATTTGTTATCTTATTAACGATACTATTAGTTCAAGGAACCAGAAGAATACCAGTTCAAACAGCAAAAAGAGTTATCGGTAGAGGTAATAGACAAGCTGTAGCAGGTGGACAAAGAAGTTATATTCCATTAAAAGTCAATCAATCAGGAGTAATGCCAATTATCTTTGCTCAAGCATTGATGTTTATTCCTGCTTTGTTTGGAGGTTCTGTTGGTAACGCTTTCAGTGATGTCTCAGGACTTTGGTACAATTTGTTATTCTTTGCATTAATTGTTGTATTTACTTACTTCTATACTGCAATAACAATGAACCCTAATCAAATGGCTGATGAGCTGAAAAGAAATGGATCTTTTATTCCAGGTGTTAAACCAGGAAGATCAACAGCAGAGTTTATTGATAACCTCATTTCAAAGCTTGTATTCCCTGGATCAATATTCTTAGGAATTATAGCCATCTTACCAGCCTTTGCAATGAACGCAGGGATTAGTACAGGTTTCGCTTACTTCTATGGAGGAACATCTTTACTAATTATGGTAGGAGTAGTGTTAGATACATTACAACAAATAGAAAGCCACTTGTTAAATCGTCATTATGATGGTTTAATGAAAGGAACAAGAATAAAAGGTAGAACAAATACTCAGTCTGCAGTTTCAATGACGCAATCTTTATAA
- the rplO gene encoding 50S ribosomal protein L15, translated as MKLNNLTPAKGSTKNKKRIGRGQGSGYGGTSTRGHKGAKSRSGYSSKIGFEGGQMPLQRRVPKFGFKNINRVEYKGINLDSIQSLVDNKNITEITPEVLVANGLASKKDLVKILNRGELNAKVTIKANAFSASAKAAIEAKGGVAEVIK; from the coding sequence ATGAAATTAAATAATTTAACACCAGCAAAGGGTTCTACAAAAAACAAAAAGAGAATTGGTAGAGGTCAAGGATCTGGATATGGTGGAACTTCTACAAGAGGTCATAAAGGTGCTAAATCTCGTTCAGGGTACAGCAGTAAAATTGGTTTCGAAGGTGGACAAATGCCACTTCAAAGAAGAGTTCCTAAATTTGGATTTAAAAATATTAATCGAGTTGAATACAAAGGGATTAATTTAGATTCTATCCAAAGTTTAGTTGATAATAAAAATATTACAGAAATCACCCCTGAAGTATTAGTTGCAAATGGTTTAGCTTCTAAGAAAGATTTAGTTAAAATCTTAAATAGAGGTGAATTAAATGCGAAAGTTACTATAAAAGCAAATGCTTTTTCAGCTTCAGCTAAAGCAGCAATTGAAGCAAAAGGTGGGGTTGCAGAAGTAATTAAATAA
- the rpmD gene encoding 50S ribosomal protein L30: MATIKVKKVRSIINRPKNQKLTMQALGLNKMNRVVEHEATPQILGMIKKVEHLVEVVK; encoded by the coding sequence ATGGCAACTATTAAAGTAAAAAAAGTACGTAGCATTATAAATAGACCTAAAAATCAAAAGCTTACTATGCAAGCTTTAGGTCTTAACAAAATGAACAGAGTTGTAGAGCACGAAGCTACACCTCAAATTTTGGGAATGATTAAAAAAGTAGAACATTTAGTTGAAGTAGTTAAATAA
- the rpsE gene encoding 30S ribosomal protein S5, with protein MSKVNTKKMNSSEIELKDKLVAINRVTKVTKGGRNFSFSAIVVVGDENGLVGHGLGKANEVTEAISKAIDDAKKNVVRVALVNNTVPHEILIKSDGAKVFLKPASEGTGVIAGGAMRAVLESAGIHNVLAKSQGSSNPHNVVKATIKALGEMRDANAVARKRGISLEKVFNG; from the coding sequence ATGTCTAAGGTGAATACAAAAAAAATGAACTCTAGTGAAATAGAGTTGAAAGATAAATTAGTAGCAATTAATCGTGTTACTAAAGTTACTAAAGGAGGACGTAACTTCAGCTTCTCTGCAATAGTAGTAGTAGGAGATGAAAATGGTCTTGTAGGACATGGACTTGGTAAAGCAAATGAGGTAACTGAAGCTATTTCTAAAGCAATTGATGATGCTAAGAAAAATGTAGTTAGAGTAGCGTTAGTGAACAACACTGTTCCTCATGAAATTTTAATCAAATCTGACGGAGCTAAGGTTTTCTTAAAACCAGCTTCTGAAGGTACAGGAGTAATTGCAGGTGGTGCGATGCGTGCTGTGTTAGAAAGCGCAGGGATTCATAACGTATTAGCAAAATCTCAAGGATCATCTAACCCACACAACGTAGTTAAAGCTACTATCAAAGCGTTAGGAGAAATGAGAGATGCCAATGCTGTTGCAAGAAAAAGAGGAATCTCTTTAGAGAAAGTGTTTAACGGGTAA
- the rplR gene encoding 50S ribosomal protein L18: MALSKLEKRKRIKRRIRKNINGSEQKPRLSVFRSNRQMYAQLIDDVTGRTLLSASSLKNEKAQNINKIEQAKIVGTEIAEKALSAGIEACVFDRNGFLYHGRVQALAEAAREKGLKF; this comes from the coding sequence ATGGCTTTATCGAAATTAGAAAAAAGAAAAAGAATAAAAAGAAGAATCCGTAAAAATATAAACGGTTCTGAGCAAAAACCAAGATTATCTGTTTTTAGAAGCAACAGACAAATGTATGCTCAATTAATTGATGATGTTACTGGTAGAACTTTATTATCAGCTTCATCACTTAAAAATGAAAAAGCTCAAAATATTAACAAAATTGAGCAAGCTAAAATTGTAGGTACTGAGATCGCTGAAAAAGCATTAAGTGCAGGAATTGAAGCATGCGTTTTTGATAGAAATGGGTTTTTATACCACGGAAGAGTTCAAGCATTAGCTGAAGCAGCTAGAGAAAAAGGATTAAAATTTTAA
- the rplF gene encoding 50S ribosomal protein L6, which translates to MSRIGKAPISIPEGVEINISEDNVVTVKGKLGELTQTIDKSISLSVSDGEVVVERSSEAKDVKAKHGLYRSLVNNMVEGVSKGFSTVQELVGVGYRASSQGQRLELALGFSHPIVFEIPSEVKLETVSEKGKNPLIKLTSHDKQLVGQVAAKIRSLRKPEPYKGKGVRFQGEEIRRKAGKTAG; encoded by the coding sequence ATGTCAAGAATAGGAAAAGCACCAATTAGCATACCAGAAGGTGTTGAAATAAATATCTCAGAAGATAACGTTGTTACTGTAAAAGGTAAGTTAGGAGAGTTAACTCAAACAATTGATAAATCAATTTCATTATCTGTAAGTGATGGTGAAGTTGTTGTAGAAAGAAGTTCTGAAGCTAAAGATGTTAAAGCTAAGCACGGTTTATACCGTTCATTAGTTAACAATATGGTTGAAGGCGTATCTAAAGGATTCTCTACAGTGCAAGAATTGGTAGGGGTTGGATATAGAGCATCTTCACAAGGTCAAAGATTAGAATTAGCATTAGGATTTTCTCATCCAATAGTTTTTGAAATCCCATCAGAGGTGAAATTAGAAACTGTATCTGAGAAAGGGAAAAATCCTTTAATTAAGCTTACTTCACATGACAAGCAATTAGTTGGTCAAGTAGCTGCTAAAATTAGATCACTTAGAAAGCCAGAGCCTTACAAAGGAAAGGGAGTACGTTTTCAAGGTGAAGAAATTAGAAGAAAGGCTGGTAAAACTGCTGGGTAA
- the rpsH gene encoding 30S ribosomal protein S8, which translates to MKITDPIADYLTRLRNAIKANHKVVEIPASNIKKEMTKILFEKGYILNYKFIDDNKQGVIKIALKYHPQTKESAISNLTRISKSGLRKYASADNLPRVLNGLGIAIISTSKGVITDKEARKENVGGEVLCYVH; encoded by the coding sequence ATGAAAATTACTGATCCAATAGCTGATTACTTAACTAGATTGAGAAACGCAATTAAAGCAAATCATAAAGTAGTTGAAATACCAGCTTCGAATATAAAGAAAGAAATGACGAAGATTTTATTCGAAAAAGGGTATATCTTAAATTATAAATTCATTGATGATAATAAACAAGGAGTTATTAAAATTGCTTTAAAATATCATCCACAAACAAAAGAATCTGCAATCTCTAACTTAACGAGAATTAGTAAGTCAGGTTTAAGAAAATATGCTAGTGCAGATAACTTGCCACGTGTATTAAATGGTTTAGGAATTGCTATTATCTCAACTTCAAAAGGAGTAATTACAGATAAAGAAGCAAGAAAGGAGAATGTAGGTGGTGAAGTACTTTGCTACGTTCATTAA
- the rpsN gene encoding 30S ribosomal protein S14 codes for MAKESMKAKELKRARLTDRYAEKRAALRKAAAEGDWDAMLALQKLPKNSMYIRKHNRCQLTGRPRGYMRQFGISRVTFREMALAGKIPGVRKASW; via the coding sequence ATGGCAAAAGAATCAATGAAAGCTAAAGAGCTTAAAAGAGCTCGTTTAACAGATCGTTACGCTGAAAAAAGAGCTGCTTTAAGAAAAGCTGCTGCAGAAGGAGATTGGGATGCTATGTTAGCATTACAAAAACTTCCTAAGAATTCAATGTATATTAGAAAACACAATCGTTGTCAGTTAACAGGTCGTCCAAGAGGATATATGAGACAATTTGGAATCTCTCGTGTGACGTTTAGAGAAATGGCGTTAGCTGGTAAAATACCAGGAGTAAGAAAAGCTAGCTGGTAA
- the rplE gene encoding 50S ribosomal protein L5 has protein sequence MSYSPRLKGVYENEVVPALKEKFGYNTIMQVPKIEKIVLSQGIGEAVADKKIAESAVKELTEIAGQKAQICLSKKDVSNFKLRKGMPVGTKVTLRREKMYEFLDRLITVSLPRTRDFRGVQSKGDGSGNFTIGVKEHIIFPEINIDKVNRILGMDITIVTSANTNEEGRALLEQFGFPFAKK, from the coding sequence ATGAGCTATTCACCAAGATTAAAAGGTGTTTATGAGAACGAAGTCGTTCCAGCACTAAAGGAAAAGTTTGGGTACAACACAATCATGCAAGTACCAAAAATTGAGAAGATAGTATTAAGCCAAGGAATTGGTGAAGCTGTAGCAGATAAGAAGATTGCTGAATCAGCAGTTAAAGAATTAACTGAAATCGCTGGTCAGAAAGCTCAAATTTGTTTGTCTAAAAAGGATGTTTCTAACTTTAAATTAAGAAAAGGAATGCCTGTAGGAACTAAAGTTACATTGAGAAGAGAAAAAATGTACGAGTTCTTAGACAGATTAATTACAGTATCATTACCAAGAACTAGAGATTTTAGAGGAGTTCAATCTAAAGGAGATGGAAGCGGAAACTTCACTATTGGAGTAAAAGAACACATCATATTCCCAGAAATCAATATTGATAAGGTAAACAGAATTTTAGGAATGGATATAACAATCGTTACATCTGCAAATACGAACGAAGAAGGGAGAGCTTTATTAGAGCAATTTGGTTTTCCTTTTGCAAAAAAATAA
- the rplX gene encoding 50S ribosomal protein L24 — protein sequence MKTNYRIKKGDTVKVIAGAAKGQQGEILDIDAKKNRVFIEGLTKKVKKHVKPQTDKANPEGGIVELDYGVHVSNVMLVDPVSGDTTKVGYKFDENNKKVRFAKKSGEVIK from the coding sequence ATGAAGACGAATTATAGAATAAAAAAGGGTGATACTGTAAAAGTAATTGCCGGAGCGGCAAAAGGTCAGCAAGGAGAAATCCTAGATATCGACGCAAAGAAGAACCGCGTATTTATTGAAGGTTTGACGAAAAAAGTAAAAAAACACGTTAAGCCACAAACAGATAAAGCAAATCCTGAAGGCGGGATTGTAGAATTAGATTACGGAGTACACGTATCTAATGTGATGTTAGTTGATCCTGTATCTGGAGATACTACTAAAGTTGGTTATAAATTCGACGAAAACAACAAAAAAGTTCGTTTCGCTAAAAAATCAGGGGAGGTAATTAAGTAA
- the rplN gene encoding 50S ribosomal protein L14 — protein sequence MIQQESRLSVADNSGAKEVLCIRVLGGTKRRYASVGDKIVVTIKNALPSGSVKKGQVSQAVIVRTKKEVRRADGSYIRFDDNAVVLLNTGGEMRGTRIFGPVARELRDKQFMKIVSLAPEVL from the coding sequence ATGATACAGCAAGAAAGTAGACTTTCAGTAGCAGACAATAGTGGTGCTAAAGAAGTGCTTTGTATAAGAGTTTTAGGTGGAACAAAAAGAAGATATGCTTCTGTTGGTGATAAAATAGTTGTGACTATTAAAAATGCATTACCATCAGGAAGTGTTAAAAAAGGACAAGTTTCACAAGCTGTTATAGTTAGAACAAAGAAAGAAGTAAGAAGAGCAGACGGATCTTATATTAGATTCGACGATAATGCAGTAGTATTGTTAAATACAGGTGGAGAAATGAGAGGTACTCGTATTTTTGGACCTGTTGCAAGAGAGTTAAGAGATAAACAATTTATGAAAATTGTATCTTTGGCTCCTGAAGTATTATAG
- the rpsQ gene encoding 30S ribosomal protein S17 — protein sequence MVMRNLRKERVGVVTSNKMEKSIVVTVERKVKHPMYGKFMKKSTKFVAHDEKNDCNEGDTVRIMETRPLSKRKNWRLVEIVERAK from the coding sequence ATAGTTATGAGAAATTTAAGAAAGGAAAGAGTTGGGGTGGTTACAAGTAATAAGATGGAGAAATCTATCGTAGTAACAGTAGAAAGAAAAGTAAAACATCCAATGTATGGTAAGTTTATGAAAAAATCTACTAAATTTGTAGCGCACGACGAGAAAAATGATTGTAACGAAGGTGATACAGTTAGAATAATGGAGACTCGTCCATTAAGTAAAAGAAAGAATTGGAGACTAGTAGAAATAGTTGAAAGAGCTAAATAA
- the rpmC gene encoding 50S ribosomal protein L29 — MKATELKELSVADLQELLVENKATLSKLMINHKIAELENPIQIKNYRRTIARIKTELTSRNLEVAK; from the coding sequence ATGAAGGCAACAGAATTAAAAGAACTAAGTGTCGCTGATTTGCAAGAGCTTTTAGTAGAAAATAAAGCTACATTATCAAAGCTAATGATCAATCACAAAATCGCTGAGTTGGAGAATCCAATTCAAATTAAAAATTATAGAAGAACTATAGCTCGAATTAAAACCGAATTAACTAGTAGAAATCTTGAAGTAGCAAAATAG
- the rplP gene encoding 50S ribosomal protein L16 has product MLQPKRTKFRRVQKGRMKGLAQRGSQISFGSFAIKSLDEGFITSRQIEAARIAVTRYMKREGKVWIRIFPDKPLTAKPAEVRMGKGKGAPSHWVAPVKPGRIMFECDGVPFEVAKEAMRLAAQKLPVKTKFVVRRDYA; this is encoded by the coding sequence ATGTTACAACCAAAAAGAACAAAGTTTAGAAGAGTTCAGAAAGGAAGAATGAAAGGTTTGGCGCAAAGAGGAAGCCAAATTTCATTCGGATCTTTTGCAATCAAATCTTTAGATGAAGGATTTATTACTTCTAGACAAATTGAGGCTGCACGTATCGCGGTAACTCGTTATATGAAAAGGGAAGGAAAAGTTTGGATTAGAATTTTTCCAGACAAGCCTTTAACAGCTAAGCCAGCAGAGGTAAGGATGGGTAAAGGTAAAGGTGCTCCAAGTCACTGGGTTGCTCCAGTTAAACCTGGAAGAATCATGTTCGAATGTGATGGAGTTCCATTTGAGGTAGCTAAAGAGGCAATGAGATTAGCAGCACAAAAGTTACCTGTTAAAACCAAATTTGTAGTGCGTAGAGATTACGCATAA
- the rpsC gene encoding 30S ribosomal protein S3 → MGQKTNPIGNRLGFIRGWDSNWYGGKDYSAKIVEDDKIRKYISTRLRKASVSKVIIERTLKLVTITINTARPGVIIGKGGAEVDKLKEELKKITGKEIQINIFEIKRPELDAQLVADSIARQIEGRISFRRAIKMAIASTMRMGAEGIKVKISGRLNGAEMARSEQYKDGRTPLHTFRADIDYALAEAHTTYGRIGVKVWICKGEVYGKRDLSPNFGMAKGGSKRGSGAGKRKRN, encoded by the coding sequence ATGGGACAAAAAACTAATCCAATAGGAAATAGATTAGGATTCATCAGAGGATGGGATTCTAACTGGTACGGTGGAAAAGATTATTCTGCTAAGATTGTTGAAGATGATAAAATACGTAAGTATATCTCTACTCGTCTTAGAAAAGCAAGTGTATCTAAAGTAATTATTGAGAGAACTTTAAAATTAGTTACAATTACTATCAATACTGCAAGACCAGGTGTTATTATCGGGAAAGGTGGTGCTGAAGTTGATAAACTAAAAGAAGAGTTAAAGAAAATTACTGGTAAAGAGATTCAAATCAATATTTTTGAAATCAAAAGACCAGAGTTAGACGCTCAATTAGTTGCTGATAGTATCGCAAGACAAATCGAAGGAAGAATTTCTTTTAGACGTGCTATTAAAATGGCTATTGCTTCTACAATGAGAATGGGAGCTGAAGGAATAAAAGTTAAGATTTCTGGAAGATTGAACGGAGCTGAAATGGCGCGTTCTGAACAATATAAAGATGGTAGAACACCATTACATACTTTCAGAGCTGATATTGATTATGCTTTAGCTGAAGCACATACAACGTACGGAAGAATCGGTGTAAAAGTATGGATTTGTAAAGGTGAAGTTTACGGTAAAAGAGATTTAAGTCCTAATTTTGGAATGGCTAAAGGTGGTTCTAAAAGAGGTTCTGGAGCCGGAAAGAGAAAGAGAAATTAA
- the rplV gene encoding 50S ribosomal protein L22 encodes MGKRKRETAELKKELKSSTAIAKLNNCPTSPRKMRLVADIIRGENVYTALNILKFNPKEASNRMEKLLVSAINNWEQKNEGEDPSTANLIVKDVYVDSARMLKRIQPAPQGRAHRIRKRSNHVTLVIDKTK; translated from the coding sequence ATGGGAAAAAGAAAAAGAGAAACTGCGGAACTTAAGAAAGAGCTTAAGAGCAGTACAGCAATAGCAAAATTAAATAACTGTCCTACTTCACCTAGAAAAATGCGTTTAGTTGCAGATATCATTAGAGGGGAGAACGTTTATACAGCATTAAATATTTTAAAATTTAATCCTAAAGAAGCGTCAAATAGAATGGAAAAGTTATTAGTTTCTGCAATTAATAACTGGGAGCAGAAAAATGAAGGAGAAGATCCTTCAACTGCTAACCTAATAGTAAAGGATGTTTACGTTGATAGTGCTAGAATGTTGAAAAGAATTCAGCCAGCACCACAAGGTAGAGCACACAGAATTAGAAAAAGATCAAATCACGTTACACTTGTAATTGATAAAACGAAGTAA
- the rpsS gene encoding 30S ribosomal protein S19 produces the protein MARSLKKPPFVHYKLIKRVDEAQESGSKSVIKTWSRASTITPEFVGLTIAVYNGKKFIPVYVTENMVGHKLGEFAPTRTFRGHGGKKDKGKR, from the coding sequence ATGGCTAGATCGTTAAAAAAACCACCATTTGTACATTATAAACTAATTAAGAGAGTTGACGAAGCACAAGAATCTGGATCTAAAAGTGTAATTAAGACTTGGTCTAGAGCTTCAACTATTACTCCTGAATTTGTAGGTTTAACTATTGCAGTTTACAACGGGAAAAAATTTATCCCTGTATATGTAACTGAGAATATGGTTGGACATAAGTTAGGCGAATTTGCACCAACTCGTACTTTTAGAGGACATGGTGGAAAGAAAGATAAAGGTAAAAGATAA
- the rplB gene encoding 50S ribosomal protein L2, protein MGLRKLKPMTPGQRHKIVDDFSNITASKPEKSLVKGLNKSGGRNNTGKMTMRYIGGGHKRKYRAIDFKRNKQDIPATVKTIEYDPNRSARIALLYYADGEKRYIIAPEGLEVGQTVMSGKNATPDVGNTLYLSDIPLGTVIHNIELYPGKGGSLVRSAGAYAQLNARDGKYAIVKLPSGEVRMILLTCTATIGVVSNSEHSLTRSGKAGRSRWLGRRPRVRGVVMNPVDHPMGGGEGKSSGGHPRSRTGLPAKGYKTRSKTKASNRFIISKRK, encoded by the coding sequence ATGGGATTAAGAAAATTAAAACCAATGACACCAGGTCAACGACACAAGATTGTCGATGACTTTTCTAATATTACAGCTTCAAAGCCAGAGAAATCTTTAGTAAAAGGTTTAAATAAATCTGGAGGAAGAAATAATACAGGGAAAATGACGATGAGATACATCGGTGGTGGTCATAAGAGAAAGTACAGAGCTATCGATTTTAAAAGGAATAAACAAGATATTCCAGCTACTGTAAAAACTATCGAGTATGATCCAAATAGATCTGCTAGAATTGCATTATTATACTATGCTGATGGAGAAAAGAGATATATTATCGCTCCTGAAGGATTAGAAGTAGGTCAGACAGTGATGTCTGGTAAAAATGCAACTCCAGATGTTGGAAATACACTTTATTTAAGTGATATTCCTTTAGGAACAGTAATTCACAACATTGAATTATACCCTGGTAAAGGAGGTTCATTAGTGAGAAGTGCAGGTGCTTACGCACAATTAAACGCTAGAGATGGTAAATATGCAATTGTTAAATTACCTTCTGGTGAAGTAAGAATGATCTTATTGACATGTACTGCAACAATCGGTGTGGTTTCAAATTCAGAGCATAGTTTAACTAGATCTGGTAAAGCGGGACGTTCTAGATGGTTAGGAAGAAGACCTCGTGTAAGAGGTGTTGTAATGAATCCAGTTGATCACCCAATGGGTGGTGGTGAAGGTAAGTCTTCAGGAGGACACCCAAGATCAAGAACTGGATTACCAGCTAAAGGATACAAAACAAGAAGTAAAACTAAAGCTTCAAACCGCTTTATAATTTCAAAAAGAAAATAA
- the rplW gene encoding 50S ribosomal protein L23, translating into MQDIIKRPVLTEKSNTLSEKSNTYTFIVNKDSNKIEIKNAIEKLYNVAVDSVNTMNYGGGKRKMKHTSRGISFQRNKLYKKAVVTVAEGDIIDLYENI; encoded by the coding sequence ATGCAAGATATTATTAAAAGACCAGTCTTGACTGAAAAGTCTAACACATTAAGTGAAAAGTCAAATACTTACACTTTTATTGTGAATAAGGATTCAAACAAGATTGAGATAAAGAATGCCATCGAGAAATTGTACAATGTTGCTGTTGACTCTGTGAACACAATGAATTATGGTGGTGGAAAAAGAAAAATGAAGCACACAAGTCGTGGGATTTCTTTTCAACGTAACAAGCTTTACAAGAAAGCTGTAGTTACAGTAGCGGAAGGAGATATCATTGATTTGTATGAAAACATTTAA